One part of the Phycisphaerae bacterium genome encodes these proteins:
- a CDS encoding HDOD domain-containing protein — protein MAEAVETSPELVLSHLDSLPTLPVVAVKLLQVTVLDDTSASDVIRLLRADQSLTAKILSVAGSAALGVRGPVTTLERAVPLLGFSAVRSIVLATSVFDCFGKRGADSPLAAFDRVEFWKHALAVACASRRLARARRELGIDPEAAFVAGLLHDLGKVALDTVFPKAYDRIAAQANHSRGDIADHERTILGADHTVAGRRLAERWRLPRDLQESIWLHHLAADALPASVTCPWLIGIVQLADTVAREQRIGYSGNHVFYELSPRLAERLGFTTDQVADVVDALATDVAEHATLLGLGGETPQAVYVKAMTRANAELGRLNADLLAGNRRLAAGARYFKAITHFEQHLSDWADPLAVVVALAEAAAAALQRPRVAAFGLRDHQSAVDLCWTGERPEERGHTTQAVPAEVGAWLEEARGRIDALLFQAPPEIRTLLAAAMGPADRGVPWLLPIFHHGEMAGGVVYLSEGDERARLAEEADELRSFLASLGLALGRANAQAAAQRLSEDLAETNRRLQQMQVELLRSRTLSMIAEMAAGAGHELNTPLSVISGRAQMLATTLHDPEAARVLQMISSKAHECSGIVSELMDFARPRPPKLAPVNIAELLAEVRGDWLQTSHMPPSQLRLDLAGGTVAAAPLVLVDREQLKTVFRELIANAADAVAANNGTIVLHFQPALPDDTLEVLVQDAGCGMTPAVLQRAFDPFFSHRAAGRGRGLGLPRAYRIVEAHGGRIWLESQPDDGTTVHVLLPRARPLDASN, from the coding sequence GTGGCTGAAGCCGTGGAAACTTCGCCCGAACTCGTCCTGTCGCACCTGGACAGCCTGCCGACGCTGCCGGTGGTCGCCGTCAAGCTGCTGCAGGTGACGGTGCTCGATGACACGTCGGCCAGCGATGTCATCCGGCTGCTGCGCGCCGACCAGTCGCTGACGGCGAAGATCCTGTCGGTCGCTGGCTCGGCGGCGCTGGGCGTGCGTGGTCCCGTCACGACGCTGGAGCGCGCTGTGCCGCTGCTCGGTTTTTCCGCGGTGCGCAGCATCGTGCTCGCGACCAGCGTGTTCGACTGCTTCGGCAAGCGCGGGGCGGACAGCCCGCTGGCGGCGTTCGACCGCGTCGAGTTCTGGAAGCACGCGCTCGCCGTGGCCTGCGCGAGCCGCCGTCTGGCGCGGGCGCGGCGCGAGCTCGGCATCGACCCGGAGGCGGCCTTCGTTGCCGGCCTGCTGCACGATCTCGGCAAGGTCGCCCTCGACACCGTTTTCCCCAAGGCTTACGACCGGATCGCCGCCCAGGCGAATCACAGCCGGGGCGACATCGCCGACCACGAGCGCACGATTCTCGGCGCCGATCACACGGTTGCGGGCCGGCGTCTCGCGGAACGGTGGCGTCTGCCGCGCGATCTGCAGGAGTCCATCTGGCTGCACCATCTCGCGGCCGACGCGCTGCCGGCCTCCGTCACATGCCCCTGGCTGATCGGCATCGTGCAGCTCGCGGACACCGTGGCGCGCGAGCAGCGCATCGGCTACTCCGGTAACCACGTCTTCTACGAGCTGTCGCCGCGCCTCGCGGAGCGTCTCGGCTTCACTACCGATCAGGTTGCAGACGTCGTGGACGCGCTCGCGACCGACGTGGCCGAGCATGCGACGCTGCTCGGGCTGGGCGGCGAGACGCCCCAGGCGGTCTACGTCAAGGCCATGACGCGCGCCAACGCGGAGCTCGGACGGCTGAACGCCGACCTGCTGGCGGGCAATCGCCGCCTGGCCGCGGGCGCCCGTTACTTCAAGGCCATCACGCATTTCGAGCAACACCTGTCCGACTGGGCCGATCCCCTCGCCGTCGTCGTGGCCCTCGCCGAAGCGGCGGCGGCGGCGCTGCAGCGGCCGCGCGTCGCGGCGTTTGGGTTGCGTGACCACCAGTCGGCGGTCGATCTCTGCTGGACCGGCGAGCGACCCGAAGAGCGCGGACACACGACCCAGGCCGTCCCCGCCGAGGTGGGCGCGTGGCTCGAGGAAGCGCGCGGCCGCATCGACGCGCTGCTCTTCCAGGCCCCGCCCGAGATTCGCACCCTGCTCGCCGCCGCGATGGGCCCGGCGGACCGCGGCGTGCCCTGGCTGCTGCCCATCTTTCATCACGGCGAGATGGCCGGCGGCGTCGTGTACCTGTCGGAGGGCGATGAGCGTGCCCGTCTGGCCGAGGAGGCCGACGAGTTGCGCTCGTTCCTGGCCAGCCTGGGCCTGGCACTCGGCCGCGCCAACGCGCAGGCCGCCGCCCAGCGCCTGTCCGAGGATCTTGCCGAGACTAACCGCCGGCTCCAGCAGATGCAGGTCGAACTGTTGCGCTCACGCACGCTGTCGATGATCGCGGAGATGGCGGCGGGGGCCGGCCATGAGCTGAATACGCCGCTCTCGGTAATATCGGGCCGCGCGCAGATGCTGGCGACCACACTGCACGACCCCGAAGCCGCCCGCGTCTTGCAGATGATCTCGAGCAAGGCCCACGAGTGCAGCGGCATCGTGAGCGAGCTGATGGACTTCGCCCGCCCGCGCCCGCCGAAGCTCGCGCCCGTCAATATCGCCGAGCTGCTCGCCGAGGTTCGCGGCGACTGGCTCCAAACCAGCCACATGCCGCCGTCACAACTGCGACTCGATCTCGCGGGCGGGACTGTGGCCGCGGCCCCGCTCGTGCTGGTGGACCGCGAGCAACTGAAGACGGTTTTTCGCGAGCTGATCGCCAATGCTGCTGACGCGGTGGCTGCCAACAACGGGACGATCGTGCTGCACTTTCAGCCGGCGCTGCCCGACGACACACTCGAGGTGCTGGTGCAGGACGCCGGCTGCGGCATGACCCCTGCCGTCCTGCAGCGCGCCTTCGACCCGTTCTTCTCGCATCGGGCCGCCGGGCGCGGCCGGGGCCTCGGGCTGCCGCGGGCGTATCGCATCGTGGAGGCCCACGGCGGGCGGATCTGGCTCGAAAGCCAGCCGGACGACGGCACCACCGTGCACGTCCTGCTGCCGCGCGCCAGGCCGCTCGACGCCAGCAATTAG
- a CDS encoding response regulator: protein MTRADRDGLIPLKSVFTTGEVAEICNLSQQTVIRCFDSGRLRGYRVPGSRFRRIPRDALIQFMKEHNIPLDQLEMGKTRVLVVDDDPAIVEMLVELLERDGRFEVQTAATGFDAGLRTREFHPDAIVLDYMLPDINGNAVCRSIRSDESLKDVKIIIVSGVIDREHVDKLLADGADDFIQKPFSIEQLVNRITELVGKTPERASHRG from the coding sequence ATGACTAGAGCGGACCGCGACGGGCTGATTCCTCTCAAGAGCGTGTTCACCACCGGCGAGGTGGCTGAGATCTGTAACCTCAGTCAGCAGACGGTTATACGTTGCTTCGATAGTGGCCGGCTGCGGGGGTATCGCGTACCGGGATCGCGTTTCCGCCGGATCCCACGCGACGCCCTGATCCAGTTCATGAAAGAGCACAATATCCCCCTCGATCAGCTTGAGATGGGGAAGACGCGGGTGCTCGTCGTGGACGATGATCCCGCGATCGTCGAGATGCTCGTCGAACTTCTGGAGCGCGACGGCCGCTTCGAGGTGCAGACCGCGGCCACCGGTTTCGACGCCGGCCTGCGGACGCGCGAGTTTCACCCCGACGCGATCGTGCTCGACTACATGCTCCCCGACATCAATGGCAACGCCGTCTGCCGGAGCATCCGCAGCGACGAGTCGCTCAAGGACGTGAAGATCATCATCGTCTCGGGCGTCATCGACCGCGAGCACGTGGACAAGCTGCTGGCGGACGGGGCGGACGACTTTATCCAGAAGCCCTTCAGCATCGAGCAACTGGTCAATCGCATCACCGAGCTGGTCGGCAAGACGCCCGAGCGAGCGAGCCATCGTGGCTGA
- the mnmG gene encoding tRNA uridine-5-carboxymethylaminomethyl(34) synthesis enzyme MnmG, which produces MSTRDYDVVVIGGGHAGAEAAWAGARLGARTALVTHRRTAIGRMSCNPAIGGIGKGQIVREIDALGGLMGLVTDETGIQFRMLNRRKGPAVWAPRAQADSRLYGATLSRYLESCPNLTIIEAGVDALLADPPDPGGRRHISGVVLDDGRTLRSGAVVVAAGTFLRGLMHTGEEQTPGGRVGEPPAQRLSAALQALGIELRRLKTGTPPRVARDSIDFSGLPEQRGDERPVPFSFLTRQITQPQVPCWLTATNDAVHALIRANLYRAPLYTGQIASTGPRYCPSLETKILRFPDKRQHQVYLEPEGRDSDRIYLNGVSTSLPRDVQAQLVALLDGLAHARIVQWGYAIEYDFAPPEQLDAALMVRHVHGLFLAGQINGTSGYEEAAGQGIIAGINAARLASGQRPITIGRDQGYIGVMIDDLVTRGVTEPYRMFTSRAEHRLHLRYDNADERLTPLGREIGLVSDARWAQFQRKYLRINELMDIINRTRHDGRALRELLRRSEEDGERFRHIVPELAAFAGAPDVWASAIVAVKYEGYIQRQQRLIGQFRDLEDRPIPPEIDYGTVSQLRREAVDRWSAVRPASIGQAARVSGIHPTDVAILLVHLNRCGRQSAGG; this is translated from the coding sequence ATGAGCACGCGGGACTATGATGTCGTCGTCATCGGCGGTGGCCATGCCGGTGCCGAGGCCGCCTGGGCTGGGGCGCGCCTCGGCGCCCGCACCGCGCTTGTCACGCACCGGCGCACCGCCATCGGCCGCATGTCCTGCAATCCCGCGATCGGCGGGATCGGCAAAGGCCAGATCGTGCGGGAAATCGACGCGCTTGGCGGCCTGATGGGCCTCGTTACCGACGAGACCGGCATCCAGTTCCGTATGCTCAATCGCCGCAAGGGGCCGGCCGTGTGGGCGCCCCGCGCGCAGGCCGACAGCCGGCTCTACGGCGCCACGCTCTCGCGCTACCTGGAAAGCTGCCCGAACCTCACGATCATCGAAGCCGGTGTGGATGCGCTGCTCGCGGATCCCCCCGACCCGGGCGGCCGACGACACATATCCGGCGTTGTGCTCGACGATGGTCGTACGCTACGCAGCGGCGCCGTCGTGGTCGCCGCCGGCACGTTTCTGCGCGGCCTCATGCACACCGGCGAAGAGCAGACGCCCGGCGGACGCGTGGGCGAACCCCCAGCGCAGCGGTTGAGTGCCGCGCTTCAGGCCTTGGGGATCGAGCTCCGTCGGCTGAAGACGGGCACGCCACCGCGCGTGGCGCGCGACAGTATCGACTTCTCCGGCCTGCCGGAACAACGCGGCGACGAGCGGCCGGTGCCGTTCTCGTTCCTCACGCGACAGATCACGCAGCCGCAGGTGCCGTGCTGGCTGACAGCGACCAACGATGCGGTCCACGCGCTGATTCGCGCGAACCTCTACCGCGCGCCGCTCTACACCGGTCAGATTGCCTCCACCGGTCCGCGTTACTGCCCCAGCCTGGAAACCAAGATCCTGCGCTTCCCCGACAAGCGCCAGCACCAAGTGTATCTGGAACCGGAAGGGCGTGACAGCGATCGCATCTATCTGAATGGCGTGAGTACCTCTCTGCCGCGCGACGTGCAGGCGCAGCTCGTCGCGCTGCTCGACGGCCTCGCGCATGCGCGGATCGTGCAGTGGGGCTACGCCATCGAGTACGACTTCGCGCCGCCGGAGCAGCTCGACGCCGCGCTCATGGTGCGTCACGTGCACGGACTCTTCCTGGCCGGTCAGATCAACGGCACCAGCGGCTACGAGGAGGCCGCCGGGCAGGGGATCATCGCGGGCATCAACGCTGCCCGGTTGGCATCCGGACAGCGTCCCATAACCATTGGTCGCGACCAAGGCTACATCGGTGTAATGATTGATGACTTGGTGACCCGTGGCGTGACCGAGCCATATCGCATGTTCACCTCCCGCGCTGAGCACCGGCTGCATCTGCGCTACGACAATGCCGACGAGCGCCTCACACCGCTGGGGCGCGAAATCGGGCTCGTCAGCGATGCCCGTTGGGCGCAGTTCCAGCGCAAGTATCTGCGAATAAACGAGTTAATGGACATCATCAATCGCACGCGCCACGATGGCCGCGCGTTGCGCGAGCTTCTCCGTCGATCGGAGGAGGATGGTGAGCGCTTCAGGCACATAGTCCCGGAACTCGCCGCCTTCGCGGGCGCGCCGGACGTGTGGGCAAGCGCCATAGTCGCCGTCAAATACGAGGGTTACATCCAGAGGCAGCAACGCCTGATTGGCCAATTCCGCGACCTCGAGGACCGACCGATCCCGCCCGAAATCGATTACGGAACGGTATCCCAGTTGCGGCGTGAAGCGGTCGATCGCTGGTCTGCTGTACGCCCTGCCAGCATCGGACAGGCCGCACGGGTCAGCGGCATTCATCCAACCGATGTGGCAATACTTTTGGTTCATCTGAATCGTTGCGGACGCCAGTCCGCCGGCGGATAG
- a CDS encoding efflux RND transporter permease subunit has translation MPLPGIKTHTFTDAIVHIFLDSNLSIILILLAAVLGAAALFVTPREEDPQIIVPLADVYVNFPGHSAAEVEQLVSTPLEKLLYQIDGVEYVYSMSREGQAIITVRYYVGEDRERSLVKLYKRIDEHLDLAPPGVTGWVVKPVEIDDVPIVTLTLRGRDRGSERSRDQGAGAPDEYLLRRVGEELVERLAAVKNVSRAYVIGGQPRTAYVYLVPERMQAYSVSPLEIQRAITATNVMQVAGDFARNDALFRVEAGRALHSPDELRDLVVGVFGDRPVFLKDVADVVDGPAEATSYVRHGWGMARGFMHEAGFPGSIVGRHEGTEARRHEGKEPTSLPAVTIALAKKKGTNAVWVAEDLLAAMEKLTAEVVPDDIDVVITRNYGLTADAKVDELVEALAVAIFIVIALLTLGLGWREALIVAVAVPVVFGLTLTVNLVFGYTINRVTLFALILSLGLLVDDPIVDVENIARHFALRERATRRIVLEAVAEIRPPLITATLAVIVSFLPMFFITGMMGPYMRPMALNVPVTMVMSMVVAFTITPWLTYHVLKRHYAKSHGATEPRSHAAAEAADEVHDLEVLKHSFLYRLFYPLMAPLLHSRVAAWAFLGVMALLMVGAAGLAAVRAVPLKMLPFDNKNELLLVLDLDEGTTLERTDAAVRDFERYLSGVPEVTDFTSYVGVASPMDFNGLVRHYYLRRGDNVAEVRIDLVGKKHRKYQSHALGLRMRDDLTAIADRHGVRLKIVEVPPGPPVISTITAEVRGRPDHSYDDLIAAAKTVRARLEREPGVVDVDDMVEADSPKLVFVTDREKAALNGVSVAEIASTLQIALGGATAGTVQLAGERNPLRIEIRLPRVERSSAADLAAIHVKGLSGALVPLAELGRWETQKTDKTIYHKNLERIVYVFGETAGRTPAECVVDIQADQRIDYTPLPPRVGSGGGSGAQARAVAGRTFLTNGGGIPWSVPDGIRVNFAGEGEWQITLDVFRDLGLAFAAALVGIYILLVAQMGSFVIPVVVMMAIPLTVIGIMPGFWFLNLFAPHVGAYADPVLFTATGMIGMIALSGIVTRDSIILVDFIHLSLKRGRSLFDAIMESRVVRLRPILLTTGAAMLGAAPITIDPIFSGLAWALIFGLFASTVFTLFVIPVVYWLLYEKKPGHGLPLLSENE, from the coding sequence ATGCCCTTGCCCGGGATCAAGACCCACACCTTCACCGACGCGATCGTCCACATCTTTCTCGACTCGAACCTCTCGATCATCCTGATTCTGCTTGCAGCCGTGCTCGGGGCTGCGGCGCTGTTCGTCACGCCGCGCGAGGAAGACCCGCAGATCATCGTCCCCCTGGCGGACGTGTACGTGAATTTCCCCGGGCACTCGGCGGCCGAGGTCGAGCAACTCGTGTCCACACCGCTGGAGAAGCTGCTCTACCAGATCGACGGCGTCGAGTACGTGTACTCGATGTCGCGCGAGGGACAGGCGATCATCACGGTGCGGTACTACGTCGGCGAGGACCGCGAACGCAGCCTGGTAAAGCTCTACAAGCGCATCGACGAGCACCTCGACCTCGCTCCGCCGGGCGTCACCGGGTGGGTCGTGAAGCCGGTCGAGATCGATGATGTGCCGATTGTGACGCTCACGCTGCGAGGAAGGGATCGAGGGAGCGAGAGATCAAGGGATCAAGGGGCCGGAGCGCCAGACGAGTACCTCTTGCGGCGTGTCGGGGAGGAACTTGTCGAACGATTGGCGGCGGTGAAGAACGTCTCGCGGGCGTATGTCATCGGCGGGCAGCCGCGGACGGCGTACGTGTACCTCGTACCCGAGCGCATGCAGGCATACAGCGTGTCACCGCTCGAGATCCAGCGGGCGATCACGGCGACGAACGTGATGCAGGTGGCGGGCGACTTCGCGCGGAACGATGCGCTGTTCCGCGTGGAAGCCGGTCGGGCACTGCACAGCCCAGACGAGCTGCGCGACCTGGTGGTTGGGGTGTTCGGCGACCGGCCGGTGTTTCTGAAGGATGTCGCCGACGTGGTGGATGGGCCAGCGGAGGCGACCAGCTACGTGCGGCACGGCTGGGGAATGGCGCGCGGGTTCATGCACGAGGCGGGATTCCCGGGGTCAATCGTAGGAAGGCACGAAGGCACGGAGGCACGGAGGCACGAAGGGAAAGAGCCGACGTCTTTGCCGGCCGTGACCATTGCCCTCGCCAAGAAGAAGGGGACGAATGCGGTTTGGGTGGCCGAAGACCTGCTGGCGGCGATGGAGAAGCTTACCGCCGAAGTTGTGCCGGACGACATCGACGTCGTGATCACGCGGAACTACGGGCTCACCGCCGATGCGAAGGTCGATGAACTCGTCGAGGCGCTCGCGGTCGCCATCTTCATCGTCATCGCGCTGTTGACGCTCGGGCTGGGGTGGCGCGAGGCGCTGATCGTAGCCGTCGCCGTACCGGTCGTGTTCGGGCTGACGCTGACCGTGAACCTGGTCTTCGGCTACACGATTAACCGCGTGACGCTGTTCGCGCTGATCCTGTCGCTGGGGTTGCTGGTCGATGACCCGATCGTCGACGTCGAGAATATCGCCCGGCATTTCGCGCTGCGCGAGCGCGCGACGCGCCGCATCGTGCTCGAAGCGGTCGCCGAAATTCGCCCGCCGCTGATCACCGCGACGCTGGCCGTGATCGTCTCGTTCCTGCCGATGTTCTTCATCACCGGCATGATGGGGCCGTACATGCGGCCGATGGCTTTGAATGTGCCGGTCACCATGGTCATGTCGATGGTGGTCGCGTTCACGATCACGCCGTGGCTGACTTATCACGTGCTGAAGCGGCACTACGCGAAGAGCCACGGAGCCACGGAGCCACGGAGCCACGCAGCAGCGGAGGCAGCGGATGAGGTCCATGATCTCGAAGTGTTGAAGCACAGCTTTTTGTACCGGCTGTTCTATCCGCTGATGGCGCCTTTGCTGCATTCGCGCGTGGCGGCGTGGGCGTTTCTGGGCGTGATGGCGCTCTTGATGGTTGGGGCCGCGGGACTGGCGGCGGTGCGGGCCGTGCCACTGAAAATGCTGCCGTTCGACAACAAGAATGAGCTGTTGCTCGTGCTCGACCTGGACGAAGGCACGACGCTCGAACGCACCGATGCGGCGGTGCGCGATTTCGAGCGCTACCTGAGCGGCGTGCCGGAAGTCACCGACTTCACATCGTACGTCGGCGTGGCTTCGCCGATGGATTTCAACGGGCTCGTGCGGCACTACTACTTGCGGCGCGGCGACAACGTGGCCGAGGTGCGCATTGACCTGGTCGGCAAGAAGCACCGCAAATATCAAAGCCATGCGCTCGGGCTGCGTATGCGCGACGACCTGACGGCCATTGCCGACCGGCATGGCGTGCGGCTCAAGATCGTCGAGGTGCCGCCGGGGCCGCCGGTGATTTCCACGATCACCGCCGAGGTCCGCGGACGGCCGGACCATTCGTATGATGATCTGATCGCGGCCGCGAAGACTGTGCGGGCACGGCTCGAACGCGAGCCCGGTGTGGTTGACGTTGACGATATGGTCGAAGCCGATAGCCCGAAGCTCGTGTTCGTGACGGATCGTGAGAAGGCGGCGCTCAACGGCGTATCGGTCGCCGAGATCGCCAGCACGTTGCAGATCGCACTCGGCGGCGCGACCGCCGGCACAGTGCAACTGGCCGGCGAGCGCAATCCGCTGCGGATCGAGATACGGTTGCCGCGTGTGGAACGTTCCAGTGCGGCGGACCTGGCCGCGATCCATGTCAAAGGGCTGAGCGGAGCGCTGGTGCCGCTGGCGGAGCTGGGGCGCTGGGAGACGCAGAAGACCGACAAGACGATCTACCACAAGAACCTGGAGCGAATTGTCTACGTCTTCGGCGAGACGGCGGGCCGCACGCCGGCGGAATGCGTGGTGGATATTCAGGCAGACCAGCGCATCGACTACACCCCCCTGCCTCCCAGGGTGGGGTCAGGGGGCGGGTCAGGCGCCCAAGCGCGCGCCGTGGCCGGCCGGACGTTTCTCACGAATGGTGGCGGCATTCCTTGGTCTGTCCCCGACGGCATCCGCGTGAACTTCGCCGGCGAGGGCGAATGGCAGATCACGCTCGATGTCTTCCGCGACCTGGGCCTAGCGTTCGCGGCGGCGCTTGTCGGCATCTACATCCTGCTGGTCGCGCAGATGGGCTCGTTCGTCATTCCGGTCGTCGTGATGATGGCGATTCCGCTGACCGTGATCGGCATCATGCCAGGCTTCTGGTTCCTGAACCTGTTTGCGCCCCACGTCGGCGCGTACGCCGATCCGGTGCTGTTCACGGCGACAGGCATGATCGGCATGATCGCGCTGTCGGGGATCGTGACGCGCGACAGCATCATCCTGGTTGATTTCATCCACCTGTCGCTGAAGCGCGGTCGGTCGCTGTTCGATGCGATCATGGAGAGCCGTGTCGTGCGCCTGCGGCCGATCCTGCTGACGACGGGGGCGGCGATGCTGGGAGCGGCGCCGATCACGATCGACCCGATCTTCTCGGGGCTGGCGTGGGCACTGATCTTCGGGCTGTTCGCGTCGACCGTTTTCACGCTGTTCGTCATTCCGGTCGTGTACTGGCTGCTGTACGAAAAGAAGCCGGGACACGGGCTGCCGCTCTTGTCCGAGAATGAGTAA
- a CDS encoding Hsp20/alpha crystallin family protein — MFVLQRFARPFIPELHRELERVFNGALHADDCRCQTTTSTAPAVNLWEEDEHFVAEVEVPGLSMENLELVVRGEELSIKGQHPDRRDEKVGYHIKERSGGTFVRLLALPAKIDTERVDATLKDGVLKVVLPKAASAKARKIAVQAA; from the coding sequence ATGTTCGTGCTGCAACGCTTCGCCCGGCCGTTCATCCCTGAGCTGCACCGCGAGCTGGAGCGCGTTTTCAACGGCGCCCTGCACGCCGACGACTGCCGGTGCCAGACCACGACGTCCACCGCGCCGGCGGTGAACCTATGGGAAGAGGACGAGCACTTCGTCGCTGAGGTCGAGGTACCGGGGTTGTCCATGGAGAACCTGGAGCTCGTCGTGCGCGGTGAGGAGCTGAGCATCAAGGGCCAGCATCCGGACCGCCGCGACGAGAAAGTCGGGTATCATATAAAGGAGCGGAGCGGCGGCACGTTTGTACGTCTGCTGGCCCTGCCGGCGAAAATCGACACCGAGCGCGTCGACGCGACGCTCAAGGATGGTGTGTTGAAGGTCGTCCTGCCGAAGGCCGCCTCGGCCAAGGCCCGCAAGATTGCGGTGCAGGCGGCGTGA
- a CDS encoding zinc ribbon domain-containing protein has product MPTYEYQAERPEAGCEHCRQRFEVQQSMRDEPLKRCPQCNGPIVRLISACGISTQMSERAMLSDKNLKAKGFTKLVNEGGGKFRKVT; this is encoded by the coding sequence ATGCCGACGTACGAGTACCAGGCTGAAAGACCCGAGGCCGGCTGCGAGCACTGCCGGCAGCGTTTCGAGGTGCAGCAGTCGATGCGCGACGAGCCGTTGAAACGCTGCCCGCAGTGCAACGGGCCGATCGTGCGGCTGATCTCAGCCTGCGGCATCAGCACGCAGATGTCGGAGCGTGCGATGCTGAGCGACAAGAACCTGAAGGCGAAGGGCTTCACCAAGCTGGTCAACGAGGGCGGCGGAAAATTCCGCAAGGTGACGTGA
- a CDS encoding iron ABC transporter permease, with product MPARPTAFRFLVLLPVVVVVVAATTLLGPSWIPWSEIFAADEPSYIFWHLRVPRALLAACAGAGLAVGGVVFQTLFRNPLAEPYTLGIASGASLGAAIGFLAGWRGGAAAQAPPLTLLAFAGALAAMGVVYALSRLRRGRDMARLLLAGVCVAYMCSAGILLVFFLADRAITNDIVTWMMGSLSTLRPRAALEIAVVLLPVLLLAAGGHRALDLLTFGDDWAAARGVRVGWTIWSCYAAVGLLTAVIVANCGPIGFVGLMVPHIGRALFGVRTLPLLLGSLLIGAAFLSVCDGIARLLPVTELPVGVVTNILGAAFFFYLLATRPIAHTPVRP from the coding sequence ATGCCTGCGCGCCCGACCGCGTTCCGCTTCCTGGTCCTCCTGCCGGTCGTTGTGGTGGTCGTCGCTGCCACGACGCTGCTGGGACCAAGCTGGATTCCCTGGTCTGAGATCTTCGCCGCCGATGAGCCGTCCTACATTTTCTGGCACTTGCGTGTGCCGCGCGCGTTGCTGGCGGCGTGTGCCGGGGCAGGTTTGGCGGTGGGGGGGGTCGTGTTCCAGACGCTCTTCCGGAATCCGCTCGCCGAGCCGTACACGTTGGGCATCGCCAGCGGCGCGTCGCTCGGGGCGGCCATCGGGTTCCTGGCCGGCTGGCGGGGCGGGGCGGCCGCGCAGGCTCCGCCGCTGACGCTGCTCGCCTTCGCCGGCGCGCTGGCCGCGATGGGGGTCGTGTATGCGCTGAGTCGCCTGCGGCGCGGGCGCGACATGGCCCGGCTGCTGCTCGCGGGCGTGTGCGTTGCCTATATGTGCTCGGCCGGGATTCTGCTGGTCTTCTTCCTCGCGGACCGGGCAATTACCAACGACATCGTGACGTGGATGATGGGATCGCTGAGCACGTTGCGGCCGCGCGCCGCGCTGGAAATCGCGGTCGTGCTGCTGCCGGTGCTTCTGCTGGCGGCGGGCGGGCACCGGGCGCTCGATCTGCTCACGTTCGGCGACGATTGGGCGGCTGCCCGCGGCGTACGCGTCGGCTGGACGATCTGGAGCTGCTATGCGGCCGTTGGCCTGCTTACAGCGGTGATCGTGGCGAATTGCGGCCCGATCGGATTTGTCGGGCTGATGGTCCCGCACATCGGCCGCGCGCTGTTCGGTGTCCGCACCTTGCCGCTACTGCTGGGGTCGCTGCTGATTGGGGCGGCGTTTCTGTCCGTCTGCGACGGCATCGCCCGCCTGTTGCCGGTTACAGAACTCCCCGTCGGTGTGGTGACGAATATCCTCGGGGCGGCGTTCTTCTTCTATCTGCTGGCCACGCGCCCCATCGCCCACACGCCAGTCCGTCCCTGA
- the pgmB gene encoding beta-phosphoglucomutase produces MIRGVIFDLDGVLVLTDELHFQSWQQLTAAEGIHFDRSINQRLRGISRMESLEIVLERATRKYTSAEKAALAERKNSIYLTYLQRLTPADLLPGVVDTLAELRRRRIKTAVASSSKNVPIIMERLGLHAWFDAVADGNDITRSKPDPEVFLLAARRLGLPPVECLVIEDAQAGIESARRAGMAVFGIGTPASLPGVARLAPDLAHVTVDELLRVD; encoded by the coding sequence ATGATTCGTGGCGTGATCTTCGATCTCGACGGCGTGCTCGTGCTGACCGACGAATTGCACTTTCAGTCCTGGCAGCAGCTTACCGCCGCCGAGGGCATCCACTTCGACCGCTCCATCAACCAGCGGCTGCGCGGCATCAGCCGGATGGAGAGCCTGGAGATCGTCTTGGAGCGTGCGACCCGCAAATACACGTCCGCCGAGAAAGCCGCCCTGGCCGAGCGTAAGAACTCCATCTACCTCACCTATTTGCAGCGCCTCACGCCGGCCGACCTGCTGCCGGGCGTCGTGGACACGCTGGCCGAGCTGCGTCGCCGGCGGATCAAGACTGCGGTCGCGTCTTCCAGCAAGAACGTCCCGATCATCATGGAGCGGCTCGGGTTGCACGCTTGGTTCGACGCGGTCGCGGACGGGAATGACATCACGCGCTCCAAGCCGGATCCGGAGGTGTTCCTGCTCGCCGCTCGGCGCCTGGGACTGCCGCCGGTCGAGTGCCTGGTCATCGAGGATGCCCAGGCCGGCATCGAGAGCGCCCGCCGGGCCGGCATGGCCGTGTTCGGCATCGGCACGCCGGCATCGCTGCCCGGTGTGGCCCGCCTGGCCCCGGACTTGGCGCATGTGACCGTGGACGAGCTGCTCCGGGTTGACTGA